Proteins encoded by one window of Chryseobacterium foetidum:
- a CDS encoding response regulator transcription factor, with protein MGNPEDKHLLSKIWGNFAGEDRSRALTTPSIEKIIGEMFSIGNFYYYVINLADSSISHHHKNILKIHGLPEYPSQLNEIFNLIHPDDIPFVVKAENIVVEKIKQIGVEHQLLLKPSYCFRMKTKKGKYELFHHQAIHTLMDENNRLFQSINIHTNIQHITPQNPYTVLLTGISPRKDFHQFTVQLTDDRKSSDSPNLTKREIEILILIAKGYSGKEISDMLILSEHTIRSHRKNILKKTDSRNSKELIRKVFEWGLV; from the coding sequence ATGGGAAATCCGGAGGATAAACATTTACTGTCAAAAATATGGGGAAACTTCGCAGGAGAAGACAGATCACGTGCTCTCACCACACCCTCCATCGAGAAGATTATCGGCGAAATGTTTTCCATCGGAAACTTTTATTATTACGTAATAAATCTCGCAGATTCCAGCATTTCGCATCACCATAAAAACATTCTTAAGATTCACGGTCTTCCAGAATACCCTTCACAACTCAACGAAATTTTCAATCTGATTCATCCTGATGATATTCCTTTTGTTGTAAAAGCTGAAAATATTGTCGTCGAAAAAATAAAGCAGATTGGCGTTGAGCATCAGCTTTTACTGAAACCAAGTTATTGTTTCAGGATGAAAACCAAAAAAGGAAAATACGAACTTTTCCATCATCAGGCCATTCACACTTTGATGGACGAAAATAACCGTTTGTTTCAATCAATTAATATTCACACCAATATTCAGCACATCACACCTCAGAATCCTTACACCGTTTTACTTACAGGCATCTCACCAAGAAAGGATTTTCATCAGTTCACCGTGCAGCTAACTGATGACAGGAAAAGCTCTGATTCTCCCAATCTTACCAAAAGGGAAATAGAAATTTTAATTTTGATAGCCAAAGGATATTCCGGTAAAGAAATTTCTGACATGCTCATTCTCTCCGAACACACCATCAGAAGCCACCGCAAAAACATCCTCAAAAAAACCGACTCCCGAAATAGCAAAGAACTGATCAGGAAAGTGTTTGAATGGGGACTTGTTTGA
- a CDS encoding TIGR03915 family putative DNA repair protein, translating to MTTLLYDGSFDGLFTAIFEVFEYKFRDVEIVSRERFHQENIFAEIHEVITQEAKSERVLNKLEENIGKSGIHELVKVFLSEELDLEQIILSAVRQSIQYPKENILQNYANQDILRIAKICKSVSRERHRMTAFVRFEKMQDEVFFAKIDPDFNVLPLIRKHFKNRYQDQKWMIYDLKRNYGLLYDLETCDFFYPDEKIDLKKYQEKFHDEENQYQKLWQRYFFKTNIVERKNIKLHLQHVPKRYWKYLTEKR from the coding sequence ATGACCACCCTCCTCTACGACGGTAGTTTCGACGGACTTTTCACAGCAATATTCGAGGTTTTTGAGTATAAGTTTCGTGATGTGGAAATTGTAAGCAGGGAAAGATTTCATCAGGAAAATATTTTTGCAGAGATTCATGAAGTGATTACCCAGGAAGCAAAATCTGAAAGGGTTTTAAATAAACTGGAAGAAAATATTGGCAAATCTGGAATTCATGAATTGGTGAAAGTTTTTTTGTCGGAAGAGCTGGATTTGGAACAGATTATTTTATCTGCTGTGAGACAGTCGATTCAATATCCAAAGGAAAATATTCTGCAGAATTATGCAAATCAGGATATTCTGAGGATTGCTAAAATCTGCAAATCCGTAAGCCGTGAACGCCACAGGATGACAGCTTTTGTCCGTTTTGAAAAAATGCAGGATGAAGTATTTTTTGCTAAAATAGATCCGGATTTTAATGTTTTGCCATTAATCAGAAAACATTTTAAAAACAGATATCAGGATCAGAAATGGATGATCTATGATTTAAAACGCAATTACGGACTTCTGTATGATCTGGAAACCTGTGATTTCTTTTATCCTGATGAAAAAATAGATTTAAAAAAGTATCAGGAGAAGTTTCATGATGAAGAAAATCAGTATCAGAAGCTGTGGCAACGTTATTTTTTCAAAACTAATATTGTGGAAAGAAAAAATATAAAACTGCATCTTCAGCACGTTCCGAAGAGGTACTGGAAATATTTGACAGAGAAGAGATGA
- the gap gene encoding type I glyceraldehyde-3-phosphate dehydrogenase has product MSTIKVGINGFGRIGRLVFRAMTERDNVEVVGINDLINAEYMAYMLKYDSVHGIFPGEVSVDGNDLVVNGKKIRVTAEKDPSNLKWDEIGADYVVESTGLFLDKESAAKHLAAGAKKVILSAPSKDDTPMFVMGVNHNELTDDVKILSNASCTTNCLAPLAKVIHDNFGIVEGLMTTVHATTATQKTVDGPSMKDWRGGRAALNNIIPSSTGAAKAVGKVIPSLNGKLTGMSFRVPTVDVSVVDLTVRLEKGASYEEICAVIKAASEGELKGILGYTEDAVVSQDFIGDKRTSIFDKDAGISLSPNFVKLVSWYDNEMGYSNKLVDMLIHASTLSK; this is encoded by the coding sequence ATGTCAACAATCAAAGTAGGTATTAACGGGTTTGGTAGAATCGGTCGTCTTGTTTTCAGAGCTATGACTGAAAGAGACAACGTAGAAGTAGTAGGAATCAATGACCTGATTAATGCAGAATACATGGCTTACATGCTGAAGTATGATTCTGTACACGGTATTTTCCCGGGAGAAGTTTCTGTAGACGGAAATGACCTTGTAGTAAACGGTAAAAAAATCAGAGTTACTGCAGAAAAAGACCCAAGCAACCTGAAATGGGACGAAATCGGAGCTGACTACGTAGTAGAATCAACCGGTTTGTTTTTAGATAAAGAAAGTGCTGCGAAACACCTTGCAGCTGGCGCTAAGAAAGTAATTCTTTCCGCTCCTTCAAAAGATGATACGCCAATGTTTGTAATGGGTGTAAACCACAACGAACTAACTGATGATGTGAAAATCTTATCAAATGCATCTTGTACTACAAACTGTTTGGCTCCTTTGGCAAAAGTAATTCACGATAACTTCGGAATTGTTGAAGGTTTAATGACTACTGTACACGCTACAACAGCTACTCAGAAAACGGTTGACGGTCCTTCAATGAAAGACTGGAGAGGTGGTAGAGCTGCATTAAACAACATTATCCCTTCTTCTACAGGTGCTGCAAAAGCAGTAGGAAAAGTAATCCCTTCTTTGAACGGAAAATTAACAGGTATGTCTTTCAGAGTACCAACAGTTGACGTTTCTGTAGTGGATTTAACAGTTAGACTCGAAAAAGGTGCTTCTTACGAAGAAATCTGTGCTGTGATTAAAGCTGCTTCTGAAGGTGAATTGAAAGGTATTCTTGGATACACTGAAGATGCTGTGGTTTCTCAGGATTTCATCGGAGACAAAAGAACTTCAATCTTCGACAAAGACGCTGGTATTTCACTTTCTCCAAACTTTGTAAAACTTGTTTCGTGGTATGACAACGAGATGGGTTATTCAAACAAATTGGTAGATATGTTGATCCACGCTTCAACTTTATCTAAATAA
- a CDS encoding oxygenase MpaB family protein: MEKQILQPRFKDSKHFIDFWTTGNGKQLTDLSGAQLNFKDFDKFSKFYYHVDEIGDEVVREVYFKKSYPEASREIESYIRNGVSENDEVPESVKKLFSQTQTIPDWLDLHLIKSGAELCMRSNLDSLISLRDYCLIGGYDYAFLNKPLIATEALKKGAVKRLSETLDFWVNVTRYDALEVHKKGYEFAIKTRLIHSYARLSIRKHYKNWDTENWGEPINSWDMMATYIGFSLVFMHSLKKLGNTISEEEEKGHFHLWKYVGYLLGIPVELLPDNKKQATEYFYLWTSIQPSSDKDSVLLAHSLLNESLENPILKYKFQRKNLRYLHICCTWYLLGEDVCKRLRIPEVSLRKGFPVTKKILNKIYDSTVSREARIKKGNKDQMKVLQDYLNITQNSNFH, from the coding sequence ATGGAAAAGCAGATTTTACAGCCGAGATTCAAAGATTCAAAACATTTCATAGATTTCTGGACGACTGGAAACGGGAAACAGCTGACTGATCTTTCCGGAGCTCAGCTGAATTTTAAAGATTTTGATAAGTTCTCAAAATTCTATTATCACGTTGATGAAATCGGTGACGAAGTGGTAAGAGAAGTTTACTTTAAAAAAAGTTATCCTGAAGCCTCAAGAGAAATTGAAAGTTACATCCGGAATGGTGTTTCGGAAAATGATGAAGTTCCTGAAAGCGTAAAAAAACTTTTCAGTCAGACCCAAACTATACCCGATTGGCTGGATTTACATTTAATAAAAAGTGGTGCCGAGCTTTGCATGAGAAGCAACCTCGACTCTTTAATTTCACTGAGAGATTATTGTCTTATTGGCGGTTACGATTACGCTTTCCTCAACAAACCTCTGATTGCCACCGAAGCCCTGAAAAAAGGCGCCGTAAAAAGACTTTCCGAAACACTGGATTTCTGGGTGAATGTTACCCGTTACGACGCTTTGGAAGTTCATAAAAAAGGTTATGAATTTGCCATAAAAACAAGATTAATTCACTCTTACGCCAGACTATCAATCCGGAAACATTATAAAAACTGGGATACAGAAAACTGGGGCGAACCCATCAATTCATGGGATATGATGGCGACCTACATTGGTTTCAGTCTGGTTTTTATGCACAGTCTTAAAAAATTAGGAAATACCATTTCTGAAGAGGAAGAAAAAGGTCATTTTCATCTTTGGAAATACGTCGGATATCTGTTGGGAATTCCGGTAGAGCTGCTTCCCGACAATAAAAAACAGGCAACGGAATATTTTTATCTGTGGACATCCATTCAGCCTTCTTCAGACAAAGATTCGGTTTTGCTGGCTCACTCTCTTTTAAATGAATCTTTAGAAAATCCTATTCTAAAATATAAATTTCAGAGAAAAAATCTGCGATACCTGCACATTTGCTGTACTTGGTATTTATTGGGTGAAGACGTTTGCAAAAGGCTCAGGATTCCGGAAGTTTCGTTAAGAAAAGGATTTCCGGTAACGAAAAAGATTCTCAACAAAATCTATGATTCTACGGTGAGCCGTGAAGCGAGAATTAAAAAAGGGAATAAAGATCAGATGAAAGTTTTACAGGATTATTTGAACATAACCCAGAATTCAAATTTTCACTAA
- a CDS encoding putative DNA modification/repair radical SAM protein — MNFDRVKEKLEILADAAKYDVSCSSSGGSRKNKIGGLGDSSASGICHTYTEDGRCVSLLKILLTNHCIYDCAYCVSRSSNDIKRAAFTVEEVVDLTINFYRRNYIEGLFLSSGIFKNADTTMERLVRVAKKLRLEENFNGYIHLKSIPGASDILMQEAALYADRLSINIEIPTESGLKLLAPEKNRADMLNPMKYIQGGITQYKEEKKIFRKVPKFAPAGQSTQMIVGATNENDLQIIKVADHFYKNYSLKRVYYSGYVPVLEDNRLPALTTAVPMLRENRLYQSDWLMRFYGFKADEILDPHMPFLDLEVDPKLSWALRHLDQFPVNLQTADYQMILRIPGIGVKTAKKIVSARRFQVLTIENLQKLGAAVNRAKYFIDFNAGNVFLRHLTDLNLKKLLVSGSSSKFQDQFSQQLTLF; from the coding sequence ATGAATTTTGATCGTGTAAAAGAAAAACTTGAAATACTGGCTGATGCTGCGAAATATGATGTTTCGTGCTCGTCTAGCGGTGGTTCGAGGAAAAATAAGATCGGCGGCCTGGGCGACAGTTCTGCAAGCGGGATTTGTCATACCTATACTGAAGACGGGCGATGTGTTTCTTTGCTAAAAATTCTATTAACCAATCACTGTATTTACGATTGTGCCTACTGCGTTTCCCGTAGTTCGAACGATATCAAAAGAGCCGCTTTTACGGTAGAAGAAGTAGTTGATTTAACCATCAATTTTTACAGAAGAAATTATATTGAAGGCTTATTTTTAAGTTCAGGAATTTTCAAAAATGCCGATACGACGATGGAAAGATTGGTTCGTGTCGCAAAAAAACTTCGGTTGGAAGAAAATTTCAACGGATATATTCATTTAAAATCAATTCCTGGAGCAAGTGACATTCTGATGCAGGAAGCTGCTTTGTACGCCGACCGATTGTCTATTAACATTGAAATTCCGACTGAAAGTGGTTTAAAACTCCTGGCTCCGGAGAAAAACCGTGCTGACATGCTGAATCCGATGAAGTATATTCAAGGTGGAATTACTCAGTATAAAGAAGAGAAGAAAATTTTCAGAAAAGTTCCGAAGTTTGCTCCTGCAGGTCAGTCTACTCAGATGATTGTAGGTGCGACGAATGAAAATGATTTGCAAATTATTAAAGTCGCGGATCATTTTTATAAAAATTACAGTTTAAAAAGAGTGTATTATTCAGGGTACGTTCCCGTTTTGGAGGATAACAGATTGCCGGCTTTGACGACAGCAGTTCCGATGCTCAGAGAAAACCGTCTGTATCAATCGGATTGGCTGATGCGTTTTTATGGTTTTAAAGCTGATGAAATTTTAGATCCACACATGCCGTTTCTTGATTTGGAAGTTGACCCAAAATTGAGCTGGGCGTTGAGACATTTAGATCAATTCCCCGTTAATCTTCAGACTGCAGACTATCAAATGATCCTCAGAATTCCTGGAATTGGGGTTAAAACAGCAAAGAAAATCGTTTCAGCGAGACGTTTTCAGGTTTTGACGATTGAGAATTTACAGAAATTAGGAGCAGCAGTGAACCGTGCTAAATATTTTATAGACTTTAATGCAGGAAATGTTTTTCTGAGACATTTGACGGATTTAAATTTGAAAAAACTTTTAGTAAGCGGAAGCAGTTCTAAATTTCAGGATCAGTTTTCGCAGCAATTGACTTTGTTTTAA
- a CDS encoding DUF423 domain-containing protein has protein sequence MKTITLVFGAAFGMLSVILGAFGAHALKKILSVERLESFETGVRYQMYAAFFLLIAGYILKFDTSSQKWISILMIVGTMLFSFSIYGLSLQDHFGLNLKFLGPITPLGGLFMILSWMMLIFYFVKNKI, from the coding sequence ATGAAAACAATTACCCTCGTATTCGGAGCCGCCTTCGGAATGTTATCCGTTATTTTAGGCGCCTTTGGAGCACACGCTTTAAAGAAAATTTTATCTGTGGAAAGACTGGAAAGTTTTGAGACAGGCGTAAGATATCAAATGTATGCCGCCTTCTTTTTATTGATCGCAGGCTATATTTTAAAATTTGACACTTCATCTCAAAAATGGATTTCTATCCTAATGATTGTAGGAACAATGTTGTTCTCTTTCAGTATTTACGGTCTGAGCTTACAGGATCATTTTGGTTTAAATCTAAAATTTTTAGGACCAATCACACCACTTGGAGGATTGTTTATGATTCTAAGCTGGATGATGCTGATTTTTTACTTTGTGAAGAATAAAATATAA
- a CDS encoding chloride channel protein, with amino-acid sequence MKINRRRRLIRTFNLLDQPIRFNPFVFSRTFFMWAITGLVGGIIAGLYWIVLEHFTEFLHQFHGWMVIPTMAIAGLLAGLVIHFIGDPGEIHLIVNNIRFNKGKLEPKNNPSMILSSLFCVASGGSLGPEAPLVQVTGSTGTYLGKLFRLKGEELRSLSIAGMASGFTALFGAPLGGSLFSLEILHHKHAVEYYKAIIPALVASCFSYLMFALIIHLGIGATWDLKAYRYTGVYDFLYASLFGIVGTLFGWIFIFIVKFFKKAFEYRKFPIYIKTLVGGILLGIIAFYFPLTRYFGHHEVNELINGSYTLNFLIIILIFKILAIAITVTSGWRGGFIIPLFFVGTTLGLIIHHLFPTVDTTLAIVSCMAAINACVTRTPMSTTIILGTLTGFTYFVPILFASLTGYFLAPKIPFIGSQSEKLIEE; translated from the coding sequence ATGAAAATCAACAGAAGACGCCGCTTGATACGAACTTTCAATCTTTTGGATCAACCCATCAGGTTCAATCCTTTCGTATTCAGCCGTACTTTTTTTATGTGGGCAATCACTGGTTTGGTCGGCGGAATTATCGCCGGATTATACTGGATTGTCTTAGAACATTTCACAGAATTTTTACATCAGTTTCACGGGTGGATGGTTATTCCAACCATGGCAATTGCCGGACTTCTGGCGGGTTTGGTCATTCATTTTATTGGCGATCCAGGAGAAATCCATTTGATCGTCAACAACATCAGATTCAATAAAGGAAAACTGGAACCTAAAAATAATCCTTCTATGATTCTGTCATCGCTTTTTTGCGTGGCATCCGGAGGAAGCTTAGGTCCTGAAGCACCTTTGGTACAAGTAACGGGTTCTACAGGAACATATTTAGGAAAACTATTCAGGCTGAAAGGCGAAGAATTGCGTTCCTTGAGTATCGCCGGAATGGCTTCAGGTTTTACCGCACTTTTCGGTGCTCCGCTTGGCGGAAGTTTATTCTCTCTCGAAATTCTTCATCACAAACACGCTGTAGAATATTACAAAGCGATAATTCCGGCTTTGGTGGCGAGTTGCTTCAGTTATCTGATGTTTGCTTTGATTATTCACTTGGGCATCGGAGCGACGTGGGATTTGAAAGCTTATCGTTACACCGGTGTTTACGATTTCCTTTACGCTTCTCTTTTTGGAATTGTAGGAACACTTTTCGGCTGGATTTTTATTTTCATCGTTAAATTTTTCAAAAAAGCTTTTGAATACAGAAAATTCCCGATTTACATCAAAACTTTGGTAGGTGGAATTTTATTGGGAATTATTGCATTTTATTTTCCATTAACAAGATATTTCGGGCATCATGAAGTGAATGAACTCATCAATGGAAGCTACACTTTGAATTTTTTAATCATCATTTTAATATTTAAAATTTTAGCGATTGCCATCACGGTAACTTCAGGATGGAGAGGTGGTTTTATTATTCCGCTTTTCTTTGTGGGTACGACTTTGGGATTGATTATTCATCATTTATTTCCAACGGTTGACACGACTTTGGCGATTGTGAGCTGTATGGCTGCCATCAATGCCTGCGTGACGAGAACGCCGATGAGCACGACTATTATTCTGGGAACTTTAACAGGTTTTACATATTTTGTTCCGATACTTTTTGCGAGTTTAACAGGGTATTTTTTGGCTCCAAAAATTCCTTTTATCGGTTCGCAGTCTGAGAAATTAATTGAAGAGTAA
- the recA gene encoding recombinase RecA, giving the protein MSNIDDKKKALALVLDKLDKTYGKGTVMTLGDSAIDTTIEVIPSGSLGLDIALGVGGYPRGRIIEIYGPESSGKTTLTLHAIAEAQKAGGIAAFIDAEHAFDRGYAGKLGIDLENLIISQPDNGEQALEIADNLIRSGAIDIVVIDSVAALTPKAEIEGEMGDSKMGLHARLMSQALRKLTATISRTKCTVIFINQLREKIGVMFGNPETTTGGNALKFYASVRVDIRKASAPIKNGDEAVGSRVKVKIVKNKVAPPFKMAEFDIMYGEGVSKTGEILDTAVDMGIVKKSGSWFSYGETKLGQGRDAVRDLLKDNPELAEELENKVKEEIINKKN; this is encoded by the coding sequence ATGAGCAACATAGATGATAAGAAAAAAGCACTGGCGCTGGTGCTTGATAAATTAGATAAAACATACGGAAAAGGAACTGTAATGACGTTGGGCGACAGTGCAATCGACACTACCATCGAAGTTATTCCTTCCGGATCTTTAGGATTAGACATCGCTTTGGGCGTTGGCGGATATCCGAGAGGAAGAATTATTGAGATCTACGGACCTGAATCTTCAGGTAAAACAACTTTAACTTTACATGCCATCGCAGAAGCTCAAAAAGCAGGCGGAATTGCAGCATTTATCGATGCTGAGCACGCTTTCGACAGAGGCTACGCAGGGAAACTGGGAATCGATCTTGAAAACCTGATTATTTCTCAACCTGACAACGGTGAGCAGGCTTTGGAAATTGCCGATAACTTAATCCGTTCAGGTGCAATCGACATCGTAGTGATTGACTCCGTGGCTGCATTGACTCCAAAAGCAGAAATTGAGGGCGAAATGGGTGATTCTAAAATGGGTCTTCACGCAAGATTGATGTCTCAGGCTTTGAGAAAATTAACGGCGACAATTTCAAGAACAAAGTGTACGGTAATTTTCATTAACCAGTTGAGAGAAAAAATCGGTGTAATGTTCGGAAACCCTGAAACTACTACTGGTGGTAATGCTTTGAAATTCTACGCTTCGGTAAGAGTTGATATCAGAAAAGCATCCGCACCCATCAAAAATGGCGACGAAGCTGTTGGTAGCCGTGTGAAAGTGAAGATTGTAAAAAATAAAGTTGCTCCACCTTTCAAAATGGCTGAATTTGACATTATGTACGGTGAAGGAGTATCTAAAACCGGAGAAATTTTAGATACTGCAGTGGATATGGGAATCGTGAAGAAAAGCGGTTCATGGTTTAGCTACGGTGAAACTAAGCTTGGTCAGGGTCGTGACGCTGTGAGAGATTTGTTGAAAGACAATCCGGAACTTGCTGAAGAGCTTGAAAACAAAGTAAAAGAAGAGATCATCAACAAGAAAAACTAA
- the pfkA gene encoding 6-phosphofructokinase: MKESAVKKIAVLTSGGDSPGMNAALRAVVRTANYYHIECYGVREGYNGLIHDDFLKMGPRSVKNIINQGGTILKSARSKEFMTKEGRQKAYDNCVKHGIEALVCIGGDGTFTGAKIFNEEFGIRTIGVPGTIDNDIFGTDNTIGYDTALNTAMDAIDKIRDTATSHNRVFFVEVMGRDAGFIALNSGLATGALDILIPEKKDSMEDLFANFRKAEKTGKASSIVVVAEGEELANIYELSEQTKKEFPDYDIRVAILGHIQRGGSPSCADRVLASRLGFGAVVGLMEGQTNVMAGMRSNDIVYTPIEEAIKKHNEINKDLLLISEILAI, from the coding sequence ATGAAAGAAAGTGCTGTAAAAAAAATTGCAGTTTTAACCTCAGGAGGAGATTCTCCGGGGATGAACGCAGCATTAAGAGCGGTTGTAAGAACTGCCAATTATTATCATATTGAATGCTATGGAGTGAGAGAAGGCTACAATGGCCTTATCCACGATGATTTCCTGAAAATGGGTCCTCGTTCTGTAAAAAATATAATCAATCAGGGTGGAACTATTCTAAAATCTGCCCGTTCCAAAGAGTTTATGACCAAAGAAGGTCGCCAAAAAGCTTACGACAATTGTGTAAAACACGGAATTGAGGCTTTGGTGTGCATCGGCGGCGACGGAACTTTCACCGGGGCAAAAATCTTCAACGAAGAATTTGGTATAAGAACCATCGGCGTTCCGGGGACAATCGACAATGATATTTTTGGTACAGACAACACGATTGGCTATGATACAGCTTTAAATACCGCAATGGATGCCATCGATAAAATCCGAGATACGGCAACATCTCACAACAGGGTTTTCTTTGTTGAAGTGATGGGTCGCGATGCGGGTTTTATCGCCCTAAACAGCGGTCTTGCAACAGGAGCTTTGGATATTCTTATTCCTGAAAAGAAAGACAGCATGGAAGACCTGTTTGCCAACTTCAGAAAGGCCGAAAAAACAGGAAAAGCATCAAGCATTGTTGTAGTGGCAGAAGGTGAAGAACTGGCCAATATCTATGAGCTTTCAGAGCAAACCAAGAAAGAGTTTCCGGATTATGATATCCGTGTGGCAATTTTGGGGCACATTCAGAGAGGTGGTTCGCCAAGCTGTGCAGACAGAGTTTTAGCCAGCAGACTCGGTTTCGGTGCGGTCGTAGGTTTAATGGAAGGCCAAACCAATGTAATGGCGGGAATGCGTTCCAACGACATTGTGTATACTCCAATCGAGGAAGCTATTAAAAAACACAACGAGATCAATAAAGATCTTCTTTTAATATCAGAAATTTTAGCAATCTAA
- a CDS encoding hydroxymethylglutaryl-CoA reductase, degradative, with amino-acid sequence MNHKPVEGFSKLTKQGKIDWLVSEYLEGNTDYQNILNQYWNENADLQKLHDEFSENTISNFYMPYGIAPNFLIDGKLFALPMAVEESSVVAAASKAAKFWIDKGGFKTTIINTEKLGHTHFIIDVESHKLQHFFNFNLKKKLFEATESITANMRNRGGGILDIKLIDKTAEMPNYYQLKASFDTVDSMGANFINSCLEQFGKTLKQEIAVSEDFSQEEKNSLQVVMNILSNFTPDCIVRAEVSCKIEELKDDSGISNEEFARKFKQAVTIAEIEPFRATTHNKGIMNGVDAVVIATGNDFRATEACAHAYAARNGKYSSLTHCTIDNGIFRFWIDLPISVGVVGGLTNLHPLVKFSLALLGKPSAQELMSILAVSGLAQNFGALRSLVTTGIQKGHMKMHLFNILNQFGATEAEKQHFVTYFKDKTVSHHEVIAELEKLRSK; translated from the coding sequence ATGAATCATAAACCCGTTGAAGGTTTTTCTAAATTGACAAAACAAGGGAAAATCGATTGGCTCGTTAGCGAATATCTTGAAGGAAATACCGATTATCAAAATATACTCAATCAATACTGGAACGAAAATGCAGATCTTCAGAAACTTCACGACGAGTTTTCTGAAAACACAATTTCCAATTTCTATATGCCTTACGGAATTGCCCCAAATTTCCTGATCGACGGAAAATTATTTGCCCTTCCGATGGCTGTGGAAGAAAGTTCGGTAGTTGCAGCAGCTTCCAAAGCAGCAAAATTCTGGATTGATAAAGGAGGTTTTAAAACGACCATCATCAACACCGAAAAATTGGGTCATACTCATTTTATCATTGATGTAGAATCTCATAAGCTTCAGCATTTTTTTAATTTTAATTTAAAGAAAAAATTGTTTGAGGCAACAGAAAGTATCACAGCAAACATGAGAAATCGTGGCGGTGGAATTTTAGATATAAAACTCATCGACAAGACTGCGGAAATGCCGAATTATTATCAGCTGAAAGCGAGTTTCGATACAGTGGATTCTATGGGAGCGAATTTTATCAATTCCTGTCTGGAGCAGTTTGGTAAAACTTTGAAACAGGAAATTGCCGTAAGCGAGGATTTTTCTCAGGAAGAAAAGAATTCTCTGCAGGTGGTGATGAATATTCTTTCCAATTTCACTCCGGACTGTATCGTGAGAGCAGAAGTTTCATGTAAAATTGAAGAGCTTAAAGACGACAGCGGAATTTCAAACGAAGAATTTGCAAGAAAATTCAAACAGGCCGTTACGATTGCTGAAATTGAACCTTTCCGTGCGACAACCCACAATAAAGGAATTATGAATGGGGTAGATGCCGTTGTGATCGCTACCGGAAATGATTTCAGAGCCACTGAAGCCTGTGCACACGCCTACGCAGCGAGAAACGGAAAATATTCTTCATTAACCCATTGCACCATCGACAACGGAATTTTCAGATTCTGGATTGATCTTCCAATTTCTGTAGGTGTTGTGGGAGGTTTAACGAATCTTCATCCTTTGGTAAAATTCTCTTTGGCTCTTTTAGGAAAACCTTCAGCTCAGGAACTGATGAGTATTTTGGCAGTTTCAGGATTGGCTCAGAATTTTGGAGCTTTGAGATCTTTGGTAACCACAGGAATTCAGAAAGGTCACATGAAAATGCATCTGTTTAATATTTTAAATCAATTTGGAGCTACGGAGGCAGAAAAGCAACATTTTGTGACTTATTTTAAAGATAAAACGGTGAGTCATCATGAGGTGATTGCGGAGTTGGAGAAATTGAGAAGTAAATAA